A genomic region of Janthinobacterium lividum contains the following coding sequences:
- the acs gene encoding acetate--CoA ligase yields the protein MSATENQGQGTEQQGPEESRVFEPSAAFAAQATISGMDAYRAMVKEAETDYEGFWAKLARENLSWKKPFTRTLNEDNAPFYKWFEDGQLNVSYNCLDRNIDNGLGDKTAIIFEADDGTVTRATYKELHEKVCKFANGLKSKGIAKGDRVIIYMSMSVEGVAAMQACARIGATHSVVFGGFSAKSLQERIIDAGAVAVITGDEQLRGGKKLPLKSIVDEALALGGCDSVKNVIVYKRTGSDLPMVPGRDTWLHDLVEGQSAQCEPEWVDAEHPLFILYTSGSTGTPKGVQHSSGGYLLWAALTMKWSFDIKPDDVFWCTADIGWVTGHSYIAYGPMAVGATQVVFEGIPTYPNAGRFWETIKKHNVSIFYTAPTAIRSLIKAADVDPKVHPGNYDLTSLRLLGTVGEPINPEAWMWYYKNIGGEKCPIVDTFWQTETGGHMITPLPGATPMVPGSCTLPLPGIMAAIVDEAGQDVPNGQGGILVVKRPWPSMIRTIWNNPERFKSSYFPEELGGKMYLAGDGAIRNKDTGYFTITGRIDDVLNVSGHRMGTMEIESALVANPLVAEAAVVGRPDDTTGESICAFVVLKQARPTGEEAKKLALELRNWVGKEIGPIAKPKEIRFGDNLPKTRSGKIMRRLLRVLAKGETITQDVSTLENPAILDQLKETS from the coding sequence ATGAGCGCTACAGAAAACCAAGGGCAGGGCACGGAACAGCAGGGACCGGAAGAGTCGCGCGTATTTGAACCGTCGGCAGCATTTGCCGCACAGGCAACGATTTCTGGCATGGACGCCTACCGCGCCATGGTGAAAGAGGCGGAAACCGACTACGAAGGCTTCTGGGCCAAGCTGGCGCGTGAAAACCTGAGCTGGAAAAAGCCGTTCACCCGCACCCTGAACGAAGACAACGCCCCGTTCTACAAATGGTTCGAAGACGGCCAGCTGAACGTATCGTACAACTGCCTGGACCGTAATATCGACAATGGCCTGGGCGACAAGACGGCCATCATCTTCGAAGCGGACGACGGCACCGTCACCAGGGCAACATATAAAGAACTGCACGAAAAAGTCTGCAAGTTCGCCAACGGCCTGAAATCCAAGGGCATCGCCAAGGGCGACCGCGTCATCATCTATATGTCGATGTCCGTCGAAGGTGTTGCCGCAATGCAAGCATGCGCCCGCATCGGCGCCACCCACTCCGTCGTGTTCGGCGGCTTCTCTGCGAAATCCCTGCAGGAACGCATCATCGATGCGGGCGCCGTGGCCGTCATCACGGGCGACGAGCAATTGCGCGGCGGCAAGAAACTGCCATTGAAATCCATCGTCGATGAAGCGCTGGCGCTGGGCGGCTGCGACTCCGTGAAAAACGTCATCGTGTATAAACGTACGGGCAGCGACTTGCCGATGGTGCCCGGCCGCGACACGTGGCTGCACGACCTGGTCGAAGGCCAATCGGCGCAATGCGAACCGGAATGGGTCGATGCCGAGCATCCACTGTTTATTCTCTACACCTCCGGTTCGACGGGTACGCCGAAGGGCGTACAGCACTCGAGCGGCGGCTACCTGCTGTGGGCCGCGCTGACGATGAAGTGGAGTTTTGACATCAAGCCGGACGACGTGTTCTGGTGCACGGCCGACATCGGCTGGGTGACGGGCCACAGCTACATCGCGTATGGCCCGATGGCCGTGGGCGCCACGCAAGTGGTGTTCGAAGGCATCCCGACCTACCCGAACGCGGGCCGTTTCTGGGAAACCATCAAGAAGCACAACGTCAGCATCTTCTATACGGCGCCCACGGCCATCCGTTCGCTGATCAAGGCGGCCGACGTGGACCCGAAAGTCCATCCAGGCAACTACGACCTGACCAGCCTGCGTTTGCTGGGTACGGTCGGCGAGCCGATCAATCCGGAAGCGTGGATGTGGTACTACAAGAATATTGGCGGCGAGAAATGCCCGATCGTCGATACCTTCTGGCAAACGGAAACGGGTGGCCACATGATCACCCCGTTGCCGGGCGCCACGCCGATGGTGCCGGGCTCCTGCACCCTGCCATTGCCGGGCATCATGGCCGCCATCGTCGACGAAGCGGGCCAGGACGTGCCGAACGGCCAGGGCGGCATTCTGGTGGTAAAACGTCCATGGCCATCGATGATCCGCACGATCTGGAACAACCCCGAGCGTTTCAAATCCAGCTATTTCCCGGAAGAACTGGGCGGCAAGATGTACCTGGCAGGCGACGGCGCCATCCGCAACAAGGACACGGGCTACTTCACCATCACGGGCCGCATCGATGACGTCTTGAACGTGTCGGGCCACCGCATGGGTACGATGGAAATCGAATCGGCCCTGGTGGCTAACCCGCTGGTGGCCGAAGCGGCCGTGGTGGGCCGTCCGGACGACACGACAGGCGAATCGATCTGCGCCTTCGTGGTGCTCAAGCAAGCGCGTCCGACGGGCGAGGAAGCCAAGAAGCTGGCCCTGGAGCTGCGCAACTGGGTCGGCAAGGAAATCGGCCCGATCGCCAAACCGAAGGAAATCCGTTTCGGCGACAACCTGCCGAAAACCCGCTCCGGCAAAATCATGCGCCGCCTGCTGCGCGTGCTGGCCAAGGGCGAGACGATCACGCAAGACGTGTCGACCCTGGAAAACCCGGCCATCCTGGATCAGCTGAAGGAAACGTCTTAA
- a CDS encoding tyrosine-type recombinase/integrase — MPKIIAPLTDLLIRNAKPRERPYKMFDGDGMYLVVAPTGSRIWRFKFRQANGKENTLTFGPYPEITLQDAREKRLATRRLLLQGIDPAKHRDDAKRLAKDKASNTFEKIAREWHGNKVPTWSERTAKNTIQRLQADIFPAIGRMPIDEIKHRDLIAALRKIEERGASEVAHRLRALCASIFSYAIQCGFTERNLVTDMKDVLKTVRAGHFAAINADELPQFLAILDRNEARMFAPTRIALRLMLLCFVRTSELIETPWSEIDLERGEWIIPWQRMKRGKLTVNPDMTNHHVCLSRQALELLRELHAITGRSKYLFPNQRDHEKPISNNTILVALGRMGYKGKMTGHGFRALAMSTIKERLGYRHEVVDRQLAHAPKDKVASAYDRAQFLAERRRMMQDWADYIDAVSGKGVPPQTPRLTLVSGEFSRDGGTGGHHV, encoded by the coding sequence ATGCCAAAGATCATTGCTCCGTTGACAGATTTACTCATCCGCAACGCCAAGCCACGCGAGCGGCCATACAAAATGTTCGATGGTGACGGCATGTACCTCGTCGTCGCGCCAACCGGTTCCCGCATCTGGCGTTTCAAGTTCCGGCAGGCCAACGGCAAAGAGAATACGCTGACGTTCGGCCCTTACCCGGAAATTACCCTGCAGGATGCACGTGAAAAGCGTCTGGCGACACGCCGCCTGCTGCTGCAAGGAATCGACCCCGCCAAGCATCGCGACGACGCCAAACGCCTGGCAAAGGATAAGGCGTCCAACACGTTCGAAAAAATCGCGCGCGAGTGGCACGGCAACAAAGTGCCGACGTGGAGCGAACGCACCGCCAAGAACACCATCCAGCGCCTGCAAGCGGACATCTTCCCAGCCATCGGCCGCATGCCGATCGATGAGATAAAGCACCGCGATCTGATCGCCGCACTGCGCAAGATCGAGGAGCGTGGCGCAAGTGAAGTCGCCCATCGCCTGAGAGCGCTATGTGCGTCAATTTTCAGCTACGCGATTCAATGCGGATTCACAGAGCGCAATCTGGTCACCGATATGAAGGATGTGTTGAAGACCGTCCGCGCCGGACACTTCGCCGCTATCAACGCCGACGAACTTCCGCAGTTTTTGGCCATTCTGGACCGCAACGAAGCACGCATGTTCGCGCCGACCCGCATTGCGCTGCGGCTGATGCTGCTGTGCTTTGTGCGCACTAGCGAGTTGATCGAAACGCCCTGGAGTGAAATTGACCTGGAGCGCGGCGAGTGGATCATTCCATGGCAGCGCATGAAGCGCGGCAAGCTGACCGTCAATCCGGATATGACCAACCATCACGTATGCCTGTCGCGCCAGGCGCTGGAGCTGCTGCGTGAACTGCACGCGATCACGGGCCGCAGCAAGTACCTGTTCCCGAATCAGCGCGACCACGAAAAGCCGATCAGCAATAACACGATACTGGTGGCGCTTGGACGCATGGGATACAAGGGCAAGATGACCGGCCATGGCTTCCGGGCGCTGGCCATGAGCACCATCAAGGAGCGCCTGGGCTACCGGCATGAAGTCGTGGACCGGCAGCTGGCACATGCGCCGAAGGATAAGGTGGCCAGCGCCTATGACCGGGCGCAGTTCCTGGCGGAACGGCGCCGGATGATGCAGGATTGGGCCGACTACATCGATGCCGTCAGTGGCAAGGGAGTGCCGCCGCAGACGCCAAGATTAACGCTGGTCAGTGGCGAATTCAGCCGGGATGGCGGAACAGGAGGGCACCATGTCTAA
- a CDS encoding DUF4102 domain-containing protein, protein MSKYVLRLTDALIKQAAPKDKLYKLSDGAGLYIEVQPSGSKVWRMKYLQQGGGESVLTFGRYPEVSIAKAREHRLAAHQMLERKQDPGTEFNREKLHPLPKPIPIDEIFDEPEWGHVQTSVLWATLLAIRHLETALFPALERERISISEAQDSIQQAAIRQIEQDGLQVVSRHLEGVATALAASYLRNGMSMDQLVSAMKESRRRVRRQGDNMQ, encoded by the coding sequence ATGTCTAAGTATGTATTGCGCCTCACGGATGCGCTTATCAAGCAAGCTGCTCCGAAGGACAAATTATATAAACTATCCGATGGGGCTGGTCTGTACATTGAAGTGCAGCCCAGCGGCAGCAAGGTCTGGCGCATGAAGTATCTCCAGCAAGGCGGTGGGGAAAGCGTTCTGACTTTTGGCCGGTATCCCGAAGTCTCCATCGCCAAAGCCCGCGAACACAGGCTTGCAGCGCATCAGATGCTGGAACGGAAGCAGGACCCGGGCACAGAATTCAATCGAGAAAAATTGCATCCACTGCCAAAGCCTATTCCAATCGACGAAATATTCGATGAGCCGGAGTGGGGCCATGTGCAGACCAGTGTTCTGTGGGCGACCCTGCTCGCTATCCGTCACCTCGAAACCGCCTTATTTCCTGCATTGGAGCGGGAGCGCATTTCCATCAGTGAAGCACAGGATAGTATCCAGCAAGCAGCCATTCGGCAAATTGAACAGGACGGTTTGCAGGTCGTTTCCCGACACTTGGAGGGTGTCGCGACGGCGCTCGCTGCCAGTTATTTACGTAACGGTATGAGCATGGACCAATTGGTTAGCGCGATGAAAGAGTCAAGGAGGCGGGTACGTCGTCAGGGCGACAACATGCAGTAG
- a CDS encoding phage integrase N-terminal domain-containing protein has protein sequence MRDLNYQLKQLCHRNRDGSFATQADRERLLNLCANDLAERGFQHMSVDSLKPKHVAALLDKWKQDGVSTGTIKNRMSALRWWAEKIGKENIIARTNGEYGIAERVFVTNVSKAKVLDADTLARVSDPYSRMSLQLQAAFGLRREESIKIKPGWADGGNILRLQDSWTKGGKYREVPIATMQQRAVLNAAKALAGKGSLIPAQLRYRDQLNRFRAQCDKAGIHGVHGLRHEYAQRRYAELTGRPCPASGGATSRQLDASQKLVDNAARLKISTEMGHGREQVTSIYLGR, from the coding sequence ATGCGCGACCTGAACTACCAGCTCAAGCAACTGTGTCACCGCAACCGGGATGGCAGCTTTGCGACGCAGGCCGACCGCGAGCGCTTATTAAACCTGTGCGCCAACGACCTGGCAGAGCGGGGCTTCCAGCATATGAGTGTGGACAGTCTGAAGCCGAAGCATGTGGCGGCGCTGCTCGACAAGTGGAAGCAGGATGGCGTCAGTACTGGAACCATCAAGAATCGCATGAGCGCCTTGCGCTGGTGGGCCGAGAAGATCGGCAAGGAAAACATCATTGCGCGCACCAACGGCGAATACGGCATCGCGGAGCGGGTGTTTGTCACCAACGTCTCGAAGGCGAAGGTGCTGGACGCCGATACGCTTGCCCGCGTGAGCGACCCTTATTCGCGCATGTCCTTGCAGCTGCAGGCGGCGTTTGGTTTGCGGCGCGAGGAAAGTATCAAGATCAAGCCGGGATGGGCCGATGGTGGGAACATACTGCGGCTGCAGGATAGCTGGACCAAGGGCGGCAAGTACCGGGAAGTGCCGATTGCCACCATGCAGCAGCGCGCCGTGCTGAATGCGGCCAAGGCGCTGGCGGGCAAAGGCAGCTTGATTCCGGCGCAGTTGCGGTATCGGGACCAATTGAACCGCTTTCGGGCGCAGTGCGACAAGGCTGGCATCCATGGCGTGCATGGGCTGCGCCATGAGTACGCGCAGCGGCGCTATGCCGAGTTGACTGGCCGACCTTGTCCAGCCAGTGGCGGTGCGACGTCCAGACAGCTGGATGCGTCGCAAAAATTGGTGGATAACGCTGCGCGGCTGAAGATTTCGACGGAGATGGGGCATGGGCGTGAGCAGGTCACTTCCATCTATCTGGGGAGATGA
- a CDS encoding helix-turn-helix transcriptional regulator: MTTTKKFLRLPAVIEATGWSRATIWRKVKAGVLPAPIPIGPKSIAWDAEEIAQWQQRCIDARRECA; encoded by the coding sequence ATGACCACGACTAAAAAATTCCTCCGCTTGCCTGCGGTAATCGAGGCCACCGGCTGGTCCCGCGCCACAATCTGGCGCAAGGTGAAGGCGGGCGTGTTGCCAGCACCTATCCCCATCGGCCCCAAGTCCATCGCTTGGGACGCAGAGGAGATCGCCCAATGGCAGCAGCGGTGCATAGACGCCAGGCGTGAATGCGCTTGA
- a CDS encoding DUF6527 family protein — MPKVIEEGVLYISKKYGTAVHKCCCGCGQKVVTPLKPTEWTLSVAAGGVTLRPSIGNWSFPCRSHYWIRNNRVVWAGDMSAAEIERGRRLDRAAKQEYFARTGKKQATPINPPAVRRPGLWKRLTTWLTSS; from the coding sequence ATGCCGAAGGTAATCGAGGAAGGAGTTCTGTACATCTCGAAGAAATACGGCACAGCGGTTCACAAATGTTGCTGCGGCTGCGGTCAAAAGGTGGTGACGCCGCTGAAGCCCACAGAGTGGACGCTTTCCGTTGCGGCTGGAGGAGTCACGCTACGTCCCTCAATTGGCAACTGGAGCTTTCCGTGTAGGTCGCACTATTGGATTCGGAATAATAGGGTGGTGTGGGCGGGAGACATGAGTGCAGCCGAGATAGAACGTGGCCGTCGATTGGATCGAGCTGCAAAGCAAGAATACTTCGCACGGACTGGCAAGAAACAGGCGACGCCAATAAATCCTCCTGCGGTGCGGAGACCAGGGCTCTGGAAGCGTCTTACTACTTGGCTCACGTCCAGTTAG
- a CDS encoding ThiF family adenylyltransferase, translating into MLADLISRNSDLQRLQDDGYSVEIVHKTGLHLLVHDVPYLCAQRTVLRGTLVCPIFLKEDGLTNAPANHQAWFVGEHPCTVDGLPISGIVHSSGRNDMGDGIVTDHGFSTKPPVTGIYPDYHAKMSHYVNIISAPAQHVNPQATAKLHKPILTTDDSVFLYADTASTRAGIGALAGKLSHLRIAIVGLGGTGSFILDQVVKTHVREIHLFDGDAYYSHNAYRAPGATSVAELQSPESKSLRYSRIYSSMRRGVVPHAEYITEENVEQLAEFDFVFISVDKGAVRELIANVLIPRGIPFIDVGMHIQMTKDASTLVGQVRTTLCSPKKHDHFARRVPTDDTQVDNDYGMNIQVTELNALNAIMAVIRWKKYFGIYDDRIQEHESVYAINTHMITKDEKA; encoded by the coding sequence ATGTTGGCCGATCTGATAAGTCGTAATTCCGACCTCCAGCGACTGCAGGATGACGGATACTCTGTGGAAATTGTGCACAAGACAGGGTTGCATTTGTTGGTGCACGATGTTCCTTATCTCTGCGCTCAACGAACAGTTTTGCGTGGCACCTTGGTCTGTCCGATCTTCCTCAAGGAAGACGGTTTGACGAATGCTCCGGCAAATCATCAGGCGTGGTTCGTCGGTGAGCACCCGTGCACGGTGGACGGCTTGCCGATTTCAGGCATCGTGCATTCGAGTGGTCGGAACGATATGGGTGACGGCATTGTTACCGATCACGGCTTTTCGACAAAGCCGCCGGTAACGGGTATCTACCCAGACTATCACGCGAAAATGTCTCATTACGTCAACATCATTTCAGCGCCAGCACAGCATGTAAACCCGCAAGCTACAGCGAAGTTACACAAGCCGATTCTGACAACGGATGACTCCGTATTTCTTTATGCGGATACAGCATCAACCCGCGCAGGCATCGGCGCCCTCGCTGGCAAGCTTTCTCATTTGCGAATCGCTATTGTTGGTCTCGGAGGCACGGGGTCGTTCATCTTAGATCAGGTTGTCAAAACTCACGTACGCGAAATCCATCTGTTTGATGGGGACGCCTATTACTCGCACAACGCATACCGAGCACCTGGAGCCACTTCGGTTGCAGAGCTGCAGTCGCCTGAATCTAAATCACTACGATATTCGCGCATTTATAGCAGCATGCGTCGCGGGGTTGTGCCTCATGCCGAATACATCACGGAAGAAAACGTCGAGCAATTGGCAGAGTTCGACTTCGTGTTCATCAGCGTTGATAAGGGGGCAGTCCGAGAACTCATCGCGAATGTCCTGATTCCACGCGGCATTCCATTTATTGATGTCGGCATGCACATCCAGATGACCAAAGACGCCTCGACGTTGGTTGGTCAAGTAAGAACTACTCTCTGTTCGCCGAAGAAGCATGATCACTTCGCGCGTCGCGTGCCGACGGACGATACCCAAGTTGATAACGATTATGGCATGAACATTCAGGTGACTGAACTGAATGCGCTCAACGCCATCATGGCTGTCATTCGCTGGAAAAAATATTTCGGAATTTATGATGATCGGATACAGGAACATGAATCAGTGTACGCCATTAACACGCACATGATTACGAAGGACGAGAAAGCGTGA
- a CDS encoding multiubiquitin domain-containing protein — translation MNQPTPPNEHAAAGADHGQPFEIIINAESFDIKQKQLTFRELCLLAFPDGQFGENVAWTVTYSDPHGPEGSMVDGDTIKVKKGMVFNVGRSDKS, via the coding sequence ATGAATCAGCCAACTCCCCCCAATGAACACGCTGCGGCAGGTGCGGACCACGGCCAGCCCTTCGAAATTATTATCAACGCAGAGTCCTTCGACATTAAGCAAAAGCAGCTGACGTTTCGTGAGTTGTGTTTGCTCGCGTTTCCAGACGGCCAGTTCGGTGAGAACGTCGCCTGGACTGTGACCTACTCCGACCCGCATGGTCCTGAAGGCTCTATGGTGGACGGCGACACTATCAAAGTGAAGAAAGGAATGGTGTTCAATGTTGGCCGATCTGATAAGTCGTAA
- a CDS encoding WYL domain-containing protein — protein MELQRDTQRERLFYIDFLAFFVGQVARKDLVTRFGISEPAATKDLSLYAEMAPTMLEYDLRQRCYIFAGGTPIFTHDVDQSLYSLSGERAIALNPEHAKRLASSVQASIKRKMPVGLVAALTRAMYQHKQVSATYASLESGASERILSPAALVHDGLRWHIRCFNHAKERFTDFNLARFHAVAESGPSEKSIDQDPEWTKEVAVILGPHPQADHPETIRFDYDMEDDTKIVTMSLCLVPYFLRHWHIDTTPTGTKNPKEHQLFLLNRQELIDQEIAGWVFDADVAKEAPLTARLE, from the coding sequence ATGGAATTACAGCGCGATACGCAGCGGGAGCGCCTGTTTTACATTGATTTTTTGGCATTTTTTGTCGGTCAAGTTGCGCGAAAGGACTTGGTCACCCGCTTCGGCATCAGTGAACCCGCCGCCACAAAGGACCTGTCTCTTTATGCAGAAATGGCCCCAACCATGTTGGAATATGACCTACGGCAGCGCTGCTATATCTTTGCCGGCGGCACTCCAATCTTCACCCATGATGTAGACCAATCGCTGTATTCGCTGTCTGGGGAACGCGCAATTGCGCTCAACCCGGAGCACGCCAAGCGGCTAGCGAGCAGCGTACAAGCTTCAATAAAGAGAAAAATGCCGGTAGGCCTTGTCGCTGCGCTGACCCGGGCGATGTACCAACACAAGCAAGTTTCAGCTACCTACGCGTCGCTGGAAAGCGGAGCAAGTGAACGCATTCTGTCGCCAGCAGCGCTGGTCCATGACGGTCTGCGTTGGCACATTCGCTGTTTTAACCATGCAAAGGAAAGGTTCACGGATTTCAACCTCGCGCGCTTCCACGCGGTAGCCGAAAGTGGCCCTTCGGAAAAATCGATAGACCAAGATCCAGAATGGACCAAGGAAGTTGCAGTTATCCTGGGGCCGCATCCCCAAGCAGACCATCCTGAAACTATCCGCTTCGACTATGACATGGAAGACGATACCAAAATCGTTACCATGAGCTTGTGCCTGGTGCCGTACTTCTTACGACATTGGCACATAGACACAACACCGACTGGCACTAAGAACCCAAAAGAACATCAACTGTTCCTTCTGAATCGACAGGAGCTAATTGATCAAGAAATCGCGGGTTGGGTATTCGACGCGGACGTAGCTAAAGAAGCGCCGCTCACCGCTCGCCTCGAATAG